One Thermodesulfobacteriota bacterium genomic window, CGGGACGCGCAGCAGTTCCTCTTTCGGGTGCGCGACCCCGACGGGGCCGTGCGGGCCGCCGCCGAGGCTTCCATGCGCGAGATCGTGGGACGAAACCTGGTGGACGACGTGCTCACCGAGCAGCGGGAGAAGATCCAGATCGAGTCCGGCGACCTCCTGCAGAACACGCTCAACATCTACGAGGGAGGGATCCAGATCGATTTCGTGAGGCTGCAAGACGTCTACCCCCCCGACCAGGTCATCGACTCCTTCCGCGACGTGGCCAGCGCCCGGGAGGACCGGGAGCGCCTCCGCAACGAGGCCGAGGCCTACGCCAACGACATCCTCCCCAAGTCCCGGGGAGAGGCGGCCGAGCGCCTCAACCAGGCCCTGGCCTACCGGGCCACAAAGGTCGCCACGGCCGAGGGCGACGCCGCCCGGTTCGAAGCCCTGCTCAAGGAGTACGAGCAGGCCAAGGAGGTCACGAGAAGGCGCCTGTACCTGGATGCCATGGGCGACGTGCTCTCCAAGGCCAAGATCGTGATGGCCGATGGCAAGGGAGGCAGCGGGGTCCTCCCGGTGCTCCCGCTGGATGCCTTCGCGCCCAGGGAGGTGAAGTGAGATGAGCACCAAGCCCTTGAAAATTCTCGGCATCGCCGTCGTCGTGGCCGCCCTGGCCCTTGGCAACGTTTTCTTCATCGTCGACGAGACCCAGACCGCCCTCGTCGTGCAGCTCGGAAAGCCCGTGGGCGGCGTGAAGGGACCGGGACTCCACTTCAAGCTCCCCTTCGTCCAGAACGTGATCACCTACGATTCGCGCTACCTGGAGTACGACGCGACGGCCCGCGAGCTCATCACCCGGGACAAGAAGAACCTCAAGGTCGACAACTACGCCCGGTGGCGCATCTCCGACCCCCTGACCTTCTACCAGACCGTGCGGGACGAGATGGGCGCCCAGGCACGCCTGGACGACATCATCTACTCCCAGGTGCGCGAGCAGCTGGGGCGCTACGACCTGATCGACATCGTGGCCACCAGCCGGCCCCAGATCATGGCCGACGTCACCCGGCGCACCGCGGAGTCGGCCCGGCAGTTCGGGATCGAGGTGGTGGACGTGCGCATCAAGCGGGCCGACCTGCCCGAGGCCAACGAACGGGCGGTCTACGCCCGGATGAAGGCCGAACGCACCCGGCAGGCCCACCTGTACCGGTCCGAGGGCGAAGAGGTGGCGCGCC contains:
- the hflC gene encoding protease modulator HflC, with protein sequence MSTKPLKILGIAVVVAALALGNVFFIVDETQTALVVQLGKPVGGVKGPGLHFKLPFVQNVITYDSRYLEYDATARELITRDKKNLKVDNYARWRISDPLTFYQTVRDEMGAQARLDDIIYSQVREQLGRYDLIDIVATSRPQIMADVTRRTAESARQFGIEVVDVRIKRADLPEANERAVYARMKAERTRQAHLYRSEGEEVARQVRSQADKEVAIILAEAYREAQGTRGEGDAAATRIYAQAFNRDREFYAFTRSLDVYSRAFKDKDVLVLSPEGELFQYLRAAGLPR
- the hflK gene encoding FtsH protease activity modulator HflK: MSWKEGGGGFGGGGGPRDPLEILEELKGRFQGRFSGAVPGGLVGIVILVALLVWAATGIYIVNPDEVGVVKRFGKYSRTTAPGPHWHVPYPVESVLTPKVTQVRRVEVGFRTVASGPPARFQRVPAEALMLTGDENIVSCEFIVQYRVRDAQQFLFRVRDPDGAVRAAAEASMREIVGRNLVDDVLTEQREKIQIESGDLLQNTLNIYEGGIQIDFVRLQDVYPPDQVIDSFRDVASAREDRERLRNEAEAYANDILPKSRGEAAERLNQALAYRATKVATAEGDAARFEALLKEYEQAKEVTRRRLYLDAMGDVLSKAKIVMADGKGGSGVLPVLPLDAFAPREVK